One Spirochaetaceae bacterium DNA window includes the following coding sequences:
- a CDS encoding N-acetylmuramoyl-L-alanine amidase, protein LMLKLQTTGSSTNQRILPDQANEVKLIKDKLNGFLMSGNEIFPESNPPGGDRPATGNEISEQPNPPQLPIRIAISSGHSAGFWGAYNKDTGLYEHLEAVKVVDRVTEILRDREVLVEVFHDKMNRDPDTNVNRIIAWHNNNIDEQGNLHPRIRDLDVSIHFNSFTVPTTINSNGVWFEPIKTERDINVTRNRMGCEVLYRLRNDITQQIATHVSRAIHEASSDMSAERWHNRGAKPRPHPSWQRPEDPDGPLGFLENEHARNPILIEVCFVNSRADVAIYRDRFEQICTAIADSLTMAVRNIIRV, encoded by the coding sequence GATTAATGTTAAAATTACAAACAACGGGTAGCTCGACAAACCAGCGGATATTACCGGACCAAGCGAATGAGGTTAAGTTAATAAAGGATAAACTTAACGGCTTTTTAATGAGCGGTAACGAAATTTTTCCTGAAAGTAATCCTCCCGGTGGTGATAGGCCTGCAACAGGTAATGAAATTTCCGAGCAACCTAATCCGCCGCAACTGCCCATACGTATAGCTATTTCCAGCGGGCATAGCGCCGGCTTTTGGGGAGCCTATAATAAAGATACTGGCCTATATGAACACCTAGAGGCAGTTAAAGTGGTAGATAGAGTAACAGAAATATTGAGAGACAGGGAGGTACTAGTTGAGGTATTTCATGACAAAATGAACCGAGACCCGGATACAAACGTTAATAGAATTATAGCTTGGCACAATAATAATATAGACGAACAAGGCAATTTACATCCACGCATACGCGATTTAGATGTAAGTATACATTTTAACTCTTTTACCGTTCCTACTACCATTAATAGCAATGGTGTATGGTTTGAACCTATTAAAACCGAACGTGATATTAATGTTACACGTAATAGAATGGGCTGTGAGGTGTTATACAGATTAAGAAATGATATAACACAACAAATTGCAACCCATGTTAGCAGGGCTATACATGAAGCTAGTAGTGATATGAGTGCAGAAAGATGGCATAACCGCGGAGCAAAACCTCGCCCTCACCCTAGTTGGCAAAGACCGGAGGATCCAGATGGTCCACTTGGGTTTTTAGAAAATGAACATGCAAGAAACCCTATTTTAATAGAGGTATGTTTTGTAAACAGCCGTGCTGATGTAGCTATTTACAGGGACAGATTTGAACAAATTTGTACAGCTATAGCAGATAGCCTTACGATGGCGGTAAGAAATATAATTAGAGTTTAG